A genome region from Deinococcus sp. KNUC1210 includes the following:
- a CDS encoding LysE family translocator: MPDLHTLLLFCAAALALILIPGPAVLYIVARSLHQGRQAGIVSALGVLTGGLLHVGAAAVGISALVLSSALLFSAVKLLGAAYLIYLGIRTLLSSPQSVQETLPEPRRLSQIYWQGALVNALNPKTALFFFAFLPQFVHPGHGPVALQTLIFGFTFLLLACISDSTYALLAGSLSRRLQGNTQFARRQKYVTGGVYMLLGVGTLAARHSAD; this comes from the coding sequence ATGCCCGACCTGCATACGTTGCTGCTGTTCTGCGCCGCTGCCCTCGCCCTCATCCTGATTCCTGGCCCTGCCGTGCTGTACATCGTTGCCCGCAGTCTGCACCAGGGCAGGCAGGCCGGAATCGTATCGGCGCTCGGCGTATTGACGGGTGGGCTGCTGCATGTGGGCGCGGCGGCGGTGGGAATCTCGGCATTGGTGCTGTCGTCGGCGCTGCTGTTCAGCGCGGTCAAGCTGCTGGGAGCGGCCTACCTGATCTACCTGGGAATCCGAACGCTGCTTTCCTCGCCTCAGAGCGTGCAGGAAACGCTGCCTGAACCGCGCCGCCTGAGTCAGATCTATTGGCAGGGGGCGCTGGTCAATGCCCTGAATCCCAAGACCGCGCTGTTTTTCTTCGCCTTCCTGCCGCAGTTCGTCCATCCGGGACACGGCCCTGTGGCGCTCCAGACCCTGATCTTCGGCTTCACTTTTCTGCTGCTGGCCTGTATCAGCGACAGTACATACGCGCTGCTGGCGGGGAGCCTGAGCCGCCGCCTCCAGGGAAACACCCAGTTTGCGCGGCGGCAGAAGTATGTGACTGGCGGCGTGTACATGCTGCTGGGCGTGGGCACCCTGGCTGCCCGGCACTCGGCAGACTGA
- a CDS encoding peroxiredoxin, producing MVLYVYPKDDTPGCTKEACDFRDNMQLRQHGAQVLGLSRDDASSHADFAEKFSLPFPLLSDPDADFMRQIGSYGTKVLYGKTSEGVKRSTFLIGPDGRVVKAWYAVKVEGHADSVVKAIEADRNARG from the coding sequence GTGGTGCTGTACGTCTATCCCAAGGACGATACCCCCGGCTGCACCAAGGAAGCCTGCGATTTTCGCGACAACATGCAGCTTCGTCAGCACGGCGCACAGGTGCTGGGCCTCAGCCGCGACGATGCCAGCAGCCACGCCGACTTTGCCGAGAAATTCAGTCTTCCGTTTCCGCTGCTCTCGGACCCGGACGCCGACTTCATGCGGCAGATCGGATCGTATGGCACGAAGGTGCTGTACGGGAAAACCAGCGAGGGCGTCAAGCGCAGCACCTTTCTGATCGGGCCAGACGGCAGAGTGGTGAAAGCGTGGTACGCCGTCAAGGTCGAGGGGCATGCCGACAGCGTGGTGAAGGCCATCGAGGCCGACAGGAACGCACGTGGCTGA
- a CDS encoding GNAT family N-acetyltransferase codes for MKPDHVPAIIQTPRLLLRAPRPGDAPAMHRAVMASLPELQRWMEWAQQPLDEAGYRENLTRAAERFLAGEELRYLVWDAAGDTLIGSSGFHALNWEVPKGEIGYWIDSRHTRQGYATETARALTDFGFDELGFRRIELRCDPLNTASAAVAARLGFTLDARLVNDKVGPHNPHELRDTLIFSRVR; via the coding sequence ATGAAGCCGGACCATGTCCCGGCCATCATCCAGACGCCGCGCCTGCTGCTGCGTGCCCCGCGCCCCGGCGACGCCCCCGCCATGCACCGGGCAGTGATGGCGTCGCTGCCGGAACTTCAGCGCTGGATGGAGTGGGCGCAGCAACCGCTGGACGAGGCCGGATACCGGGAAAACCTGACGCGGGCTGCCGAACGCTTTCTGGCGGGCGAGGAACTGCGCTACCTCGTCTGGGACGCAGCGGGCGACACACTCATCGGCAGCAGCGGCTTTCATGCGCTGAACTGGGAGGTGCCGAAGGGCGAGATCGGTTACTGGATCGACTCGCGGCACACCCGGCAGGGGTACGCCACCGAGACGGCGCGGGCGCTGACCGACTTCGGCTTCGATGAACTGGGCTTTCGGCGCATCGAACTTCGCTGCGACCCGCTGAACACCGCGAGTGCCGCCGTCGCCGCCCGACTGGGATTTACTCTCGATGCCCGGCTGGTCAACGACAAAGTTGGGCCGCACAACCCACATGAGCTGCGCGACACTCTGATTTTTTCGCGGGTGCGCTGA
- the rpe gene encoding ribulose-phosphate 3-epimerase gives MPPLPVLLAPSILASDFTRLGQEIESIQDAEYLHVDVMDGLFVPNISFGFPILEAARRTRDALGTDQMLDVHLMIERPERYLKDFVSAGADSITVHVEATPHVHRCVQTIRELGKRAGVVLNPGTSLETLRPLLGSVDLILIMSVNPGFGGQSFLPQTYERVQTVRRWLEDAGSEAVLEVDGGVTADNARQLAQAGATALVAGSSVFGADGGRAGLARLRASLS, from the coding sequence GTGCCGCCTCTACCTGTCCTGCTCGCCCCCAGTATCCTTGCCAGCGACTTCACCCGCCTCGGTCAGGAGATCGAGAGCATTCAGGACGCCGAGTACCTGCATGTCGACGTGATGGACGGGCTGTTCGTGCCGAATATCAGCTTCGGGTTTCCGATTCTGGAGGCGGCGCGGCGGACCCGTGACGCCCTCGGAACGGACCAGATGCTCGACGTCCACCTGATGATCGAACGCCCCGAGCGCTACCTGAAGGACTTTGTCAGCGCCGGGGCCGACAGCATCACGGTGCATGTCGAGGCCACCCCGCACGTCCACCGCTGCGTGCAGACCATTCGGGAACTCGGCAAGCGGGCGGGCGTGGTCCTCAATCCCGGCACCTCGCTGGAGACGCTGCGCCCCCTGCTCGGCAGCGTCGATCTGATCCTGATCATGAGTGTGAATCCCGGCTTCGGCGGGCAGTCGTTTCTGCCGCAGACCTATGAGCGCGTCCAGACGGTGCGCCGCTGGCTGGAAGATGCGGGCAGCGAAGCCGTGCTGGAGGTAGACGGCGGCGTGACGGCAGACAATGCCCGGCAGCTTGCCCAGGCCGGAGCGACCGCGCTGGTGGCGGGCAGCAGCGTCTTTGGAGCCGATGGAGGCCGGGCAGGTCTGGCGCGGCTGCGGGCGTCGCTGTCATGA
- a CDS encoding Maf family nucleotide pyrophosphatase, whose translation MNSDVLAAEPLSSFSELILASGSPRRRELLGGLGVTFRVVTADIDELSAFTDPAQVARDLAEQKARAVAAREPHSLILASDTLVALDGMLLGKPRDVQQNAEHLRHLSGRTHSVFSGVALLGPNGLESGVEQTDVTFRPLSESEISYYARSGEGLDKAGGYGIQGLGMALVSRIEGDYSSVVGFPLSLVMRLLRAAGVPVWGQS comes from the coding sequence ATGAATTCCGACGTGCTGGCAGCAGAACCTCTTTCCTCTTTCTCCGAGCTGATCCTGGCGTCGGGCAGTCCACGTCGGCGCGAACTGCTGGGCGGGCTGGGCGTGACCTTCCGGGTCGTCACGGCAGATATAGACGAACTCAGCGCCTTCACCGATCCGGCGCAGGTCGCCCGTGATCTGGCCGAGCAGAAGGCGCGGGCGGTGGCAGCCCGAGAGCCGCACAGCCTGATTCTGGCCTCCGATACACTGGTGGCCCTGGACGGGATGTTGCTGGGCAAACCGCGTGACGTTCAGCAGAACGCCGAGCACCTGCGTCATCTTTCCGGACGCACCCACAGCGTCTTCAGCGGTGTGGCGCTGCTGGGGCCGAACGGGCTGGAAAGCGGAGTCGAGCAGACCGACGTGACGTTTCGCCCGCTCAGCGAATCCGAGATTTCGTATTACGCCCGCAGCGGTGAGGGGCTGGACAAGGCGGGCGGCTACGGCATTCAGGGCCTGGGAATGGCGCTGGTGTCGCGTATCGAGGGCGATTACAGCAGTGTGGTGGGCTTTCCGCTGTCGCTGGTGATGCGGCTGCTGCGGGCGGCGGGCGTGCCGGTGTGGGGGCAGAGTTGA
- a CDS encoding type II CAAX prenyl endopeptidase Rce1 family protein has product MSDTASILPVAEHFEESPLRWRLPWRDFWRLAGLQIGLFVLVVALDLLILSPFKKALHLPRGSFHGGGTFFTLSILAPIREELLCRNALTSTFTALFRQYRGRSLRAFWFCMPVLLTLLGLLTPLPLTRSLMAVILAVSILSLILRLQSPTLALGRRFNFILAVLLTALFALLHLSNYSNLPPNPLILLLVLPQFLSGFLLAYAANRYGLRASMIVHSLQNTLVSLVVWLTLLL; this is encoded by the coding sequence ATGAGCGATACTGCCTCGATCCTGCCTGTCGCCGAACACTTCGAGGAGTCTCCTCTTCGCTGGCGGCTGCCGTGGCGCGACTTCTGGCGGCTGGCCGGACTGCAAATCGGGCTGTTCGTGCTGGTCGTCGCCCTCGATCTGCTGATCCTCAGTCCATTCAAGAAAGCGCTTCATCTGCCCAGAGGCTCCTTTCACGGCGGAGGAACCTTCTTCACGCTGTCCATCCTCGCCCCCATCAGAGAAGAACTCCTCTGCCGGAATGCCCTGACTTCCACCTTCACCGCCCTCTTTCGCCAGTACCGGGGCAGATCGCTCAGGGCGTTCTGGTTCTGCATGCCCGTGCTGCTGACGCTGCTGGGGTTGCTTACTCCATTACCGCTGACGCGATCTCTCATGGCAGTCATCCTGGCGGTCAGCATTCTTTCACTGATCTTGAGACTGCAAAGTCCGACGCTTGCTCTCGGACGCCGCTTCAACTTCATCCTGGCTGTTCTCCTGACCGCGCTCTTCGCCCTTCTTCACCTGTCAAACTATTCCAACCTGCCGCCGAACCCGCTCATTCTTCTGCTGGTGCTGCCACAATTTCTGAGCGGCTTTCTGCTGGCCTACGCCGCCAATCGATATGGCCTGCGCGCCTCGATGATCGTTCACAGCCTCCAAAACACATTGGTCTCGCTTGTGGTGTGGCTGACGTTGCTGCTCTGA
- a CDS encoding glutamate-5-semialdehyde dehydrogenase, with protein MTANHTLSAPSQTLSVREMAVAARRAGRTLGVLPTEQKNAALLEVAASLRQRSAEILSANAEDVAAARASGLGAALLDRLTLTPARLEGIAADVEHVVTLPDPVGQMLDRAERPNGLQVMKRRVPLGVLGVIYEARPNVTVDVAVLALKSGNAVILRGGRETVRSNAVLVDVIGSAIAAHGIPAASVQVIADPDRARMLELLKLDDLVDAIIPRGGAGLHRYCVENATVPVIVGGVGVVQLYVDASYVQDEQGRPDAEGVQNAAEIVFNSKVQRPSACNALDTLLITSASAPALPGIVRPLLEAGVEVRADDASLLVLRSAGLDVLPAAEADYGTEFLALILSVKTVANLDEALDFIAQYGGHTDAILTRDETQVQTFVQNVDSAAVIVNASTRFNDGAQLGLGAEVAVSTQKLHARGPMALQELTTTKWVVLGTGQIRD; from the coding sequence ATGACCGCGAATCACACGCTTTCTGCTCCTTCTCAAACTCTCAGCGTGCGTGAAATGGCGGTGGCTGCTCGCCGGGCCGGGCGCACCCTGGGTGTGTTGCCCACCGAACAGAAGAATGCCGCGCTGCTGGAAGTGGCCGCCAGTCTGCGCCAGCGCTCCGCCGAGATACTGAGCGCCAACGCCGAGGACGTGGCAGCGGCGCGGGCGTCGGGGCTGGGAGCCGCGCTGCTCGACCGCCTGACGCTCACGCCCGCCCGTCTGGAAGGGATTGCCGCCGATGTCGAGCACGTCGTCACGCTGCCCGATCCGGTGGGCCAGATGCTCGACCGGGCCGAGCGCCCCAACGGGTTACAGGTCATGAAGCGCCGCGTGCCGCTGGGCGTGCTGGGCGTGATCTACGAGGCCCGGCCCAACGTGACGGTCGATGTGGCGGTGCTGGCCCTCAAGAGCGGCAACGCGGTGATTCTGCGCGGGGGACGCGAGACGGTCCGCAGCAACGCGGTGCTGGTCGATGTGATCGGAAGCGCCATCGCCGCGCACGGCATTCCCGCTGCCTCGGTGCAGGTGATCGCTGACCCCGACCGAGCACGCATGCTCGAACTGCTGAAACTCGACGATCTGGTTGATGCCATCATTCCGCGCGGCGGCGCGGGGCTGCACCGCTACTGCGTCGAGAATGCCACCGTGCCTGTCATCGTGGGGGGCGTGGGCGTGGTGCAGCTGTATGTGGATGCCAGCTACGTGCAGGACGAACAGGGAAGGCCGGACGCAGAGGGCGTGCAGAATGCCGCCGAGATCGTCTTCAATTCCAAGGTGCAGCGCCCCAGTGCCTGCAACGCGCTCGATACCCTGCTCATCACGTCTGCTTCGGCGCCTGCCTTACCCGGCATCGTGCGCCCTCTGCTGGAAGCGGGCGTCGAGGTGCGGGCCGACGATGCCAGTCTGCTGGTGCTGCGCTCGGCGGGCCTCGACGTGCTGCCAGCGGCGGAGGCCGACTACGGCACCGAGTTTCTGGCGCTGATCCTGAGCGTGAAGACGGTGGCGAACCTGGACGAAGCGCTGGACTTTATCGCCCAGTACGGCGGCCACACCGACGCCATTCTGACGCGTGACGAAACCCAGGTGCAGACCTTCGTGCAGAACGTGGACAGCGCCGCCGTGATCGTGAACGCCAGCACCCGCTTCAACGACGGAGCGCAACTGGGGCTGGGTGCAGAGGTGGCAGTCAGCACCCAGAAGCTGCATGCACGCGGCCCGATGGCACTTCAGGAACTGACGACGACCAAATGGGTGGTGCTGGGAACGGGGCAGATCCGGGACTAG
- the proB gene encoding glutamate 5-kinase, whose protein sequence is MRVVLKLGTSVLTGGTDRLHRPRLVELMRQMAALRSAGHEVVLVTSGAVIAGWEALGFPPRERTLAEKQVLAAVGQGVLMHTYAQLAEIYGLKAAQILLTADDFRDRTRYLNARTTLVGCLSRGVLPIINENDAVAVEEIKVGDNDTLSAFVANLVEAHLLVILTDAPGLYTADPRTHPDATLIPEVPRITPEIWALAGGAGSHRGTGGMHTKIQAAEIATRAGTPVVIAPGDAENAFVRAASGEAIGTRFLANGSRLEARKRWILAEIASGRVQLDEGAARALRERGGSLLAVGIRSVEGKFERGHTVRLLAPDGSEVGRGLTRYHSGDLRRIAGMKSGAIEAELGYEYGPEVVHRDDMVML, encoded by the coding sequence ATGCGCGTCGTTCTGAAACTCGGCACCTCTGTCCTGACCGGCGGCACCGACCGGCTGCACCGTCCCCGACTGGTCGAGCTGATGCGGCAGATGGCGGCGCTGCGTTCTGCCGGGCATGAGGTGGTGCTGGTCACCTCCGGCGCGGTCATCGCGGGCTGGGAAGCGCTGGGCTTTCCCCCACGCGAGCGCACGCTGGCCGAAAAACAGGTGCTGGCGGCGGTCGGGCAGGGCGTGCTGATGCATACCTACGCCCAGCTCGCCGAGATTTACGGCCTGAAAGCGGCGCAGATTCTGCTGACCGCCGACGATTTCCGCGACCGTACCCGCTATCTGAATGCCCGCACCACGCTCGTCGGGTGCCTCAGCCGGGGCGTGCTGCCGATTATCAACGAAAACGACGCGGTGGCGGTCGAGGAAATCAAGGTGGGCGACAACGACACGCTGTCGGCCTTCGTGGCGAATCTGGTCGAGGCGCACCTGCTGGTGATCCTGACCGACGCGCCGGGGCTGTACACGGCTGATCCGCGCACCCACCCGGACGCCACCCTGATTCCAGAGGTGCCGCGGATCACGCCTGAAATCTGGGCGCTGGCGGGCGGTGCGGGCAGTCACCGGGGCACGGGGGGCATGCACACCAAGATTCAGGCCGCCGAAATCGCCACACGTGCCGGAACGCCGGTCGTCATCGCACCGGGCGACGCCGAGAACGCCTTCGTGCGGGCCGCCTCGGGCGAGGCCATCGGCACGCGCTTTCTGGCGAACGGGTCGCGGCTGGAAGCCCGCAAGCGCTGGATTCTGGCGGAAATCGCCTCGGGGCGTGTGCAGCTCGACGAGGGTGCGGCACGGGCGCTGCGCGAGCGGGGCGGCAGTCTGCTGGCCGTGGGCATCCGGAGCGTCGAGGGCAAGTTCGAGCGCGGCCATACCGTGCGCCTGCTGGCCCCCGACGGCAGCGAGGTCGGGCGCGGGCTGACCCGCTATCACTCGGGTGATCTACGCCGCATTGCGGGCATGAAGAGCGGCGCTATCGAGGCCGAACTGGGCTACGAATACGGCCCGGAAGTGGTGCACCGCGACGACATGGTGATGCTGTAA
- the rpiA gene encoding ribose 5-phosphate isomerase A codes for MADLEHLKKEAAERAAALVTSGMRVGLGTGSTAKYAIEAIGRRVQAGELSGVVGVATSEASDVLARSFGVPIEALDPRPLDLAIDGADEIDPQLNLIKGLGGALLREKLTEIQARKLVIIADHTKLVTRLGEKAPLPVEIARFGFLSTIERLRALGLGGRLRQPGAQPYITDNGNYIFDAQLPERFDAAALERTLKGTLGVIETGFFLGMAERAFVAAADGVQELVRPE; via the coding sequence GTGGCTGATCTGGAGCATCTGAAGAAGGAAGCTGCCGAACGCGCCGCCGCCCTGGTGACGAGCGGGATGCGGGTGGGTCTGGGCACGGGCAGCACGGCCAAATACGCCATCGAGGCCATTGGACGCAGAGTTCAGGCGGGTGAGCTGAGCGGGGTGGTGGGCGTGGCGACCTCGGAGGCTTCGGACGTGCTGGCCCGCAGCTTCGGGGTGCCCATCGAAGCGCTCGACCCGCGCCCGCTCGATCTCGCCATCGACGGAGCCGATGAGATCGACCCGCAGCTCAATCTGATCAAGGGGCTGGGTGGAGCGCTGCTGCGCGAGAAGCTGACCGAGATTCAGGCCAGAAAACTGGTGATCATTGCCGATCACACCAAGCTCGTGACGCGGCTGGGCGAGAAAGCCCCGCTGCCCGTCGAGATCGCCCGCTTCGGCTTTCTGAGCACTATCGAGCGCCTGCGTGCGCTGGGGCTGGGCGGTCGCCTGCGTCAGCCGGGAGCGCAGCCGTACATCACCGACAACGGCAACTATATTTTCGATGCCCAGTTGCCCGAACGGTTTGACGCCGCCGCACTGGAACGCACCCTGAAAGGCACGCTGGGCGTGATCGAAACGGGCTTCTTCCTGGGGATGGCCGAGCGGGCCTTCGTGGCAGCCGCAGACGGCGTACAGGAACTGGTGCGTCCGGAATAA
- a CDS encoding N-acetyltransferase: protein MTTSPSLSIRPYRPTDLLSLYDICLRTGASGEDGTHLYRDPLLLGHYYAAPYATLYPDTTFVVADDTRAVGYVLGVPDTAVFAARCEELWFPVLRGLYPLPDPADTSRDARMIRAIHRGVGIPDQPWLTQYPAHLHIDLLPGAQGGGYGRKLMQTLLAAMEARGVVGIHLGVGLTNTSAQGFYERLGFQVLERQPAALVYGLRLGEA from the coding sequence ATGACGACCTCGCCTTCCCTGTCCATTCGCCCTTACCGCCCCACCGATCTGCTGAGCCTCTACGATATCTGCCTGCGAACCGGGGCCAGTGGCGAAGACGGCACGCACCTGTACCGCGATCCGCTGCTGTTGGGGCACTATTACGCCGCGCCCTACGCCACGCTCTACCCCGACACCACCTTCGTGGTGGCCGACGACACGCGGGCCGTGGGGTACGTGCTGGGCGTGCCCGATACCGCCGTCTTCGCGGCCCGCTGCGAGGAGCTGTGGTTCCCGGTGCTGCGCGGCCTGTACCCGCTTCCAGACCCTGCCGACACCTCACGCGACGCCCGCATGATCCGGGCGATTCACCGGGGCGTCGGCATTCCCGATCAGCCGTGGCTGACGCAGTATCCGGCACATCTGCACATCGATCTGCTGCCGGGCGCACAGGGCGGCGGATACGGGCGAAAGCTGATGCAGACGCTGCTGGCCGCGATGGAAGCGCGGGGCGTTGTGGGCATTCATCTGGGCGTGGGGCTGACCAACACCTCTGCTCAGGGCTTTTACGAGCGGCTGGGCTTTCAGGTGCTGGAACGCCAGCCCGCCGCGCTGGTCTATGGGCTGCGGCTGGGCGAAGCATGA
- the deoC gene encoding deoxyribose-phosphate aldolase has translation MNLAPYIDHTLLKATATPADIVTLCQEARQYSFKAVCINPQHVALCRSELAGSGVLIATVCGFPLGATTSEQKADEARMSIQNGADEIDMVIAIGSALSGDWDYVQADIAAVRAATTGKVLKVIIETCYLTDEQKERATEAAVQAGAEFVKTSTGFGTGGATLADVALMSRVIAGRAEIKAAGGVRTPADAEAMIAAGATRLGTSGGVGLVAGQQNTAGY, from the coding sequence GTGAATCTCGCGCCGTACATCGACCACACCCTGCTCAAAGCCACCGCCACCCCCGCCGACATCGTTACGCTCTGCCAGGAGGCGCGGCAGTACAGCTTCAAAGCCGTCTGCATCAACCCGCAGCACGTGGCGCTCTGCCGCAGCGAATTGGCAGGCAGCGGCGTCCTGATCGCCACCGTCTGCGGCTTTCCGCTGGGCGCGACCACCAGCGAGCAGAAGGCCGACGAAGCCCGTATGAGCATCCAGAACGGAGCCGACGAGATCGATATGGTGATCGCCATCGGCAGCGCCCTGAGTGGCGACTGGGACTACGTGCAGGCCGATATCGCGGCGGTGCGGGCAGCGACGACGGGGAAGGTGCTGAAGGTGATTATCGAGACCTGCTACCTGACCGACGAGCAGAAGGAGCGGGCTACCGAAGCGGCAGTGCAGGCAGGCGCAGAGTTCGTGAAGACCAGTACCGGTTTTGGCACGGGCGGCGCGACGCTGGCCGACGTGGCCCTGATGAGCCGGGTGATTGCCGGACGCGCCGAGATCAAGGCGGCGGGCGGCGTCCGGACGCCTGCCGACGCCGAGGCGATGATCGCGGCGGGCGCGACACGGCTGGGCACCTCGGGCGGTGTGGGTCTGGTCGCGGGACAGCAGAACACGGCGGGCTACTGA
- the mreC gene encoding rod shape-determining protein MreC, with translation MSSPQRFGVRNSVNVWRRSLLLYAALMALSMIATRFQIVAPLALTSGIQPITRTFLVGASNLSKAYDTLVKERDLSSRLTVLQKQNDVLRQQNELFQREVSRLRQVTQVMATQAPSVVGIAQVTEVDPSPLLSRLTINKGAIAGLRQRMPVTVPAGLVGQVIEVSSSNAVVLALSDPESRVGVTLARNKGGRGLAFGSPPDRLKAQFSLGVNVKPGDVLVTSSLGGVFPVGIKVGTVEKVFPIGPNDVNQTVLVKPTVDVNLVEDVTVLGGL, from the coding sequence ATGAGCAGTCCACAGCGCTTCGGAGTTCGTAACTCGGTGAATGTCTGGCGGCGCTCGCTGCTGCTGTACGCCGCCCTGATGGCCCTGAGCATGATCGCAACCCGCTTTCAGATCGTGGCTCCCCTGGCGCTGACGAGCGGGATTCAGCCGATTACCCGCACCTTTCTGGTGGGCGCGTCCAATCTGTCGAAGGCCTACGACACGCTGGTCAAAGAGCGTGACCTGAGCAGCCGCCTGACCGTGCTGCAAAAGCAGAACGACGTGCTGCGCCAGCAGAATGAGCTGTTTCAGCGTGAGGTGTCGCGGCTTCGGCAGGTGACGCAGGTGATGGCGACCCAGGCCCCCAGCGTGGTCGGCATTGCCCAGGTCACAGAGGTCGATCCCAGCCCGCTGCTCAGCCGCCTGACCATCAACAAAGGAGCCATTGCCGGGCTGCGCCAGCGCATGCCGGTGACGGTGCCTGCCGGACTGGTGGGGCAGGTCATCGAGGTCAGTTCCAGCAACGCGGTGGTGCTGGCGCTCTCCGACCCCGAAAGCAGGGTGGGCGTCACGCTCGCACGCAACAAGGGCGGGCGCGGACTGGCCTTCGGCTCGCCCCCAGACCGGCTGAAGGCGCAGTTCTCACTGGGCGTGAACGTCAAACCCGGCGACGTGCTGGTCACGAGCAGTCTGGGCGGCGTCTTTCCGGTGGGCATCAAGGTCGGCACCGTCGAAAAGGTCTTCCCTATCGGCCCCAACGACGTGAACCAGACCGTGCTGGTCAAACCCACCGTCGATGTGAATCTGGTGGAAGACGTGACTGTGCTGGGGGGACTATGA
- a CDS encoding 2-phosphosulfolactate phosphatase, protein MKLRVDLLPHGGYSDTVLVVDILRATTTAVAYLERGASALLLTRSPDVALALRDTTNAEGHTVRNERYLLGGERGGLPIPGFDFGNSPVEAAGQNFTQREVVMNTTNGTGAAHIAATSGKHVLLASLVNAHAAARRARALAVEEIAIVCAGTDERVSLEDVYAAGVLAEYLLAMGEFTIDDGARIALTLRRNLGNPLEALSSSSHGVYLERLGLGDDVRWAARISESTIVPTLEAQQTREGVLRFVAG, encoded by the coding sequence ATGAAGCTGCGCGTCGATCTGCTGCCGCACGGCGGCTATTCCGACACCGTGCTGGTGGTCGATATCCTGCGGGCCACCACCACCGCCGTCGCGTACCTGGAACGCGGAGCCAGCGCCCTGCTGCTGACCCGCAGTCCGGATGTGGCCCTCGCCCTGCGCGACACCACGAACGCCGAGGGCCACACGGTTCGCAACGAGCGCTATCTGCTGGGCGGCGAGCGCGGCGGCCTGCCGATTCCGGGCTTCGATTTCGGAAACAGCCCGGTCGAGGCGGCGGGGCAGAACTTCACCCAGCGCGAAGTCGTCATGAACACCACCAACGGCACCGGCGCGGCCCATATCGCCGCCACGAGCGGGAAACACGTGCTGCTGGCCTCGCTGGTCAATGCCCACGCCGCCGCCCGCCGCGCCCGCGCCCTGGCGGTCGAGGAAATCGCCATCGTGTGTGCCGGAACCGACGAGCGCGTGAGTCTGGAGGACGTGTACGCCGCCGGAGTGCTGGCCGAATATCTGCTCGCAATGGGCGAATTCACCATCGACGACGGCGCACGCATCGCCCTGACGCTGCGGCGCAATCTGGGCAACCCACTGGAAGCCCTGAGCAGCAGCAGCCACGGCGTGTACCTGGAACGCCTGGGCCTGGGCGACGATGTGCGCTGGGCCGCCCGCATCTCGGAAAGCACGATTGTGCCCACGCTGGAAGCGCAGCAGACCAGAGAAGGCGTGCTGCGCTTCGTGGCTGGATAA